The Mauremys mutica isolate MM-2020 ecotype Southern chromosome 20, ASM2049712v1, whole genome shotgun sequence genome contains the following window.
GTtccgtggggcagagggggaaactgaggcacggagctgcTCCCAGCAGACTGCAgccagccttccccccaccccaccccctgcacaagACCCCACTCCAGAGCAGCTTCATAAACGTATATTTAAAAAGGCAGGAGCCAGACTGTGAAAGAAAAGGGATTGAGCCGTTTTCCCCCAGCCCCCGAGGGGGgaggctcccccccagctcagccccccccccgcccccgaatccAGTCCCGGCTGGCGAGCGAGGGTAGAGGCCGGGGCGAGGCCCCGAGGACGGTGGCGTTTGCAGCAGGGTCCCGCCCTGTCGTGGATGAGAGTTGAGGGGACTGGAGCTGGGCACTGCACGGGtccgccagcagggggcgctgcacccACCAGGGGCCAGCATGTAGCTGGtgagacagggagcagaggggtctgggggagggggggcactgatggaccccccccccccccctttgaacAGTTCATCTGGCGGCACCAGATCTGGGCTCAGCTGTATTGGCCAGAACCGGGCATCTCTGCCGTCACATCAAGGGAACGGCCCCGGCCCCCTCACCGGGCACTGGGGTTTGGTCCCGGCTCAGCCCGGCCCGGCTCACGCCACGGTCTCCTCCTCGATGCAGTTCTGCAGCCAGGGGCGGTAGCCGGCACTGGGGGGGCCGCTGCGGGCGGGGGGCTCCTGGGCGGCTCCCGGCTGCAGGAGGAAGGACGTGTCCACAAGGGGCCCCACGTCCTGTGGCGAAGGGAAGCCGCCGGCCACAGGGGCGGCGCCGTCGGGGTGAAGGAAGGAGACCTGGGAGCGCTGGGCAAAGTCCGAGTCCTCGGCCAAGGCCTCCTCGTGGCGGCCCGGGGCCCAGGGCCCGGCTTCCtcgcccccctcccagccccgctgctccgGGGCAAAGGGGACCTCGCTGAGGGGCAGGCGGCGGGCGGGGGGCCCACAGCTGCAGTCCGTGCTCTGCGTGTCCTGGCACAGGCAGCTGTAGGAGGTGGAGGCCTCGGAGACGCAGCTGTTCTTGCGGCGCAGGAGGGAGAGGCGCCGGCCGAAGCTGCCCGGGGCgggccccgtggccagcagccggTTCAGGAGGTGCAGGGGGACGTGCCGGCTCGGCTCCAGCCCCTCCTCGATCTCCTCCAGCGGCTGGAACTGCATGTCCTCCTTGGGCAGCCTGCACCAGAGAGACCAGGGAttggaatgcagccacctctggggtggggcacggcccCTCATTATACACGGgtccctcacccggcgctgagctgcagccacctctggggtggggcacggcccCTCGTTATACACGGGTCCCTCACccggtgctgagctgcagccacctctggggtggggcacggcccCTCGTTATACACGGgtccctcacccggcgctgagctgcagccacctctggggtggggcacggcccCTCGTTATACACGGGTCCCTCACCgggcgctgagctgcagccacctctggggtggggcacggcccCTCGTTATACACGGGTCCCTCACccggtgctgagctgcagccacctctggggtggggcacggcccCTCGTTATACACGGGTCCCTCACCCGgcactgagctgcagccacctctggggtggggcacggcccCTCGTTATACACTGGTCCCTCACcggcgctgagctgcagccacctctggggtgggaggccCCAAACTACGCAGGTTCCAGGATGGGGCAGCAAcgttcccatcccatcccccttgGGTGAGACCTCAGCAGAGAGGCCCAAGTGCCCCGGGATCCCTGTGGTCCAGGGGCCACCCaagggagcccccaccccccggcccgggctcACGTCATGTCGAAGGTGGAGCCCTGGAAAGACGGCTGGTGCAGCAGGAAGACGGTGGCCGCCGTGTAGGGGGCGCGGGGGTTGGAGGCGTCCCAGTAACGGTCCTTCTCCAGCAGGGGCAGGTCGTCGTACATCTCGTCCACCGCCATCATGGagacctggggggcagggcagggctcaggactcctgggttctagactGACTGGGGGAGCGGGAGCCAGACactaaggggtggggggagggtcctgCTGGGTGTTCGTCAGGACCCCACAGtctggggggctggcagggggctggggggaggtacCTGGAAATTGCGGTCGATCAGCAGGTTGGTTTCGAAGTCGTCGTCGTCCTCCCCAAAGGGATTGATCAGCTGCTCGGCGACCTGGGGGAGCACGgttcagctggggggggggacagaccctcccccaacacccctgccccccaacacccctcccccagcgccctACCCCCCCAACACCTCCACCAGGCCTGCCCCTctgccagcaccctgccccccaacacccctgccaggcctgcccctcccccggctccctgacccccaacacccctcccccagtgccctgccccccaacacctccaCCAGGCCTGCCCCTctgccagcaccctgccccccaacacccctgccaggcctgcccctcccccggctccctgaccccccaacacccctcccccagtgccctgccccccaacacctccaCCAGGCCTGCCCCTctgccagcgccctgccccccaacacccctgccaggcctgcccctcccccggctccctgacccccaacacccctcccccagcgccctgccccccaacaccaccaggcccgctcctcccccagtgccctgccccccaacacctccaCCAGGCCCGCTCCTccgccagtgccctgcccccaaacaccccTCCACCAGCACCCTGACCCCCAACATCCCTGCcaggcctgcccctcccccggctccctgccccccaacacccctgccaggcccacccctcccccagcttcctgcgcccccacccctcccccagcactgctcagctGCTCAGCCACCTGTGTGGAGCAGGGCTCAGCTGGGGGgtaggcccctcccccagctctctgcgccccccccccccaagtaccctgccccacccccttggccAGCCCCAGacctggagccccccccccccccacacacccacaccttgaGCCAGCCCACGTAGAAGAAGAACTGCAGCAGGGTGAAGACCGGCACACACAGGTCCAGGTTGTGGCCCTCGTAGCCCTGGGCCGGGTCCAGGAACTGGCGCCCGATCAGACAGGCCACGAAGAAGCTGTACACGGCGATGGTCACCACCTGGGGGCGAGGCAGGGAGGCAGGGCAGCGCCGGGACtggaaccccggcgtccgggctccccggccctgcccctccccctccgcagaACCCCGGTGTCTGggctccccggccctgcccctccccggaaccccggcgtccgggctccccggcccctccccctccccggaacCCCCGCGTCCGggctccctggcccctgcccctccccggaaccccggcgtccgggctccctggcccctgcccctccccctcccctctttttCCCATCCCATCTCATGCCCAGAACCCTGGTGTCCGAGTCCCccagaaccccggcgtccgggctccctatcccagccctgcccctcccctcccctctcctccccatcccagcacCGGGCCCGGAACCCCGGCGcccgggctcccccagcctccaCTCCACGGGGTCGGTGCTCACCTGCGTGTAGACCAGGGGGACGCTGATCCAGTCGTAGTGGAACAACATGCTGCAGTTCGCACGGAAGTGATTCAgctcctggcggggggggggggatttcagagccagggagggggcagatccctgctgggggggggcagcttgACAGCCCCCCAGGGACAGACTCAGGGCATCCCCAGGAaatgccccctgcccagcacagagcccccaccACTGCCAAGGTGTCTCCCCCACTGGGGTCCCCtctagggctggggggggggctcagtctCCCCCATCAGCCCCCAGTTAGTGCTGCTCAGacgcagctgggagctgagcagagccTCAGCAAACTCATCACCAGGCACACGAGGCTCTGGATTTGCCAGTCACCACCAGGGGCTGGATTCAAATCAGGTGGGACAAGAggtagaacccaggcatccggggctcaccccccacccccgccccgagcTGGGcccagaacccaggcatccggggctcacccccccccacaagccggacacagaacccaggcatctggggctcaccccccccccccgagccggacacagaacccaggcatccggggctCACCCCCCCCTGAGCCGGACACAGAACCCAGGCATCTGGGGCTCACCCCCCCCTGAGCCGGacacagaacccaggcatccggggctcacccccccccccccgagccggacacagaacccaggcatccggggctcccccccccccgaggcagacacagaacccaggcatccggggctctccccccccaagcCGGacacagaacccaggcatccaggGCTCACCCCCCCCTGAGCCGGacacagaacccaggcatccggggctccccccccccccccccccgagccggaCACAGACCCCCGGCAtccggggctcccccccccccgagccagacacagaacccaggcatccagggctctccccccccaagcCGGACacaggacccaggcatccgggggtCCCCCCCCCGAGCCGGACATAGAACCCTGGCAtccggggctcccccccccctgaGCCGGACacaggacccaggcatccggggctccccccccccgagccggacatagaacccaggcatctggggctcccccccccaagccggacacagaacccaggcatccccaggcgacctcccccccccccccccggtttccACCCACCTCCATGAGCATCTTGAGGGCGCAGTTGTCCCGGACGCGTCCCTCCTTGCGAGCCTGGGCCACCAGGTTGGTGAACCAGACGCAGGGGATCCAGTACTTGTTGTAGGACGAGCTCAGGTTCTCGTATTTCTTCCGCTCCTCACGGGTCATGAAGCCTGCGGGCGAGGGGAAGGGGTcacccagctgccccccagcctgggccggGGACCAGACCGGCGGCCTCTGCGTCCCGCAGCCCCTCCGGCCCCTGGCCGCCAGCGGGAGCAGGAGCGGCACATGGGGGTCGCTTCGGGCATGAGCAACTGGGACCCCTGGGGCACAAACTGACCCAGCCTCAGTCCCTCCCCTCCTTTAGACCCCCCTTTCATCAGCCTCCCTGGGCAGTCCCCCCACCCTTTAAACAGGCTCTACACTGGGACCCCTCACCTGGAGCtgagctgcagctgcctctggggtggggccgggggctgtttacacagggacccctggcccggtgctgagatgcagcccctccggggtggggtgcagggggggctgttTATCCAGGGATCCCTGGCCCGGCGctggctgcagccacctctggggtggggccgggggctgttTATCCAGGGACCCctggcccggcgctgagatgcagccacctctggggtggggctgggggctgtttacacagggaccctggcccggcgctgagatgcagccgcctctggggtggggctgggggctgtttacacagggacCCTGGCCCGGCGctggctgcagccacctctggggtggggctgggggctgtttatacagagacccctcacccggcgctgagatgcagccgcctctggggtggggctgggggctgtttatacagagacccctcacccggcgctgagatgcagccgcctctggggtggggctgggggctgtttacacagggacCCCTGGCCCGGCACTGagctgcagccgcctctggggtggggctgggggctgtttaCACAGGGTCCCTGGCAAGGCAGCGAGACGCAGCGGCTTTTGGCACGGAGGCTGCTGAACAGCTGCGCCAAGGTTTTGATCAGGCCGTGGAGTGAGATCTGGATCCAGCTGAAGCAGCGGGAGGGAGTCAGGGAGCTGGAAAGGAATTTCCGGGGCTGGGCGCCAGCCAGGACGCCGGGGTTCAACCCCCCGACTCAAATGGGGAGTGACAGCCGAGCTGTGCTGCCCACCAGGGCCTGGGGCCTTGAGTTTTGTCT
Protein-coding sequences here:
- the BEST2 gene encoding bestrophin-2 yields the protein MTVTYTARVANARFGGFYKLLLLWRGSIYKLLYKEFLAFFVTYLGLSLTYRFVLAEDQKRYFEKLVIYCDNYANLIPVSFVLGFYVTLVVNRWWSQYTCMPMPDRLMCAISGSVHGGDERGRLYRRTLMRYSSLSAVLILRSVSTAVFKRFPTIDHVVEAGFMTREERKKYENLSSSYNKYWIPCVWFTNLVAQARKEGRVRDNCALKMLMEELNHFRANCSMLFHYDWISVPLVYTQVVTIAVYSFFVACLIGRQFLDPAQGYEGHNLDLCVPVFTLLQFFFYVGWLKVAEQLINPFGEDDDDFETNLLIDRNFQVSMMAVDEMYDDLPLLEKDRYWDASNPRAPYTAATVFLLHQPSFQGSTFDMTLPKEDMQFQPLEEIEEGLEPSRHVPLHLLNRLLATGPAPGSFGRRLSLLRRKNSCVSEASTSYSCLCQDTQSTDCSCGPPARRLPLSEVPFAPEQRGWEGGEEAGPWAPGRHEEALAEDSDFAQRSQVSFLHPDGAAPVAGGFPSPQDVGPLVDTSFLLQPGAAQEPPARSGPPSAGYRPWLQNCIEEETVA